A part of Melittangium boletus DSM 14713 genomic DNA contains:
- a CDS encoding ATP-binding protein produces the protein MSTDVAGTHLAADLSTCEREPIHIPGAIQPHGVLLVLREPSLTICQASENTEALLGIPVHSLLGRSLESLLPESQARSIRASLLSDRLEDNNPLKLAIQDDGSTRLFDGIAHRHQGRLFLELEPSTQQDALPFFGFYHQARGAMSRLRDARDLRALCEEAAREVRRLTGFDRVIIYRFDADWNGQVLAEDRVETADPYMGLHFPASDIPRQARELYLLNLLRIIPAVHYVPARILSLPDEAAQGPLDMSFCVLRSVSPVHLEYLRNMGAGCSMSISLIKEGRLWGLISCTHMSGAKYLPYEVRTACEFVGQFMSSFLATKEGYENYDQRIRAKSIQGRLLERMTRGLDFAAELCRSPPELLELTGASGAAVYFNGRTTILGKAPSDEQLQGLFRWLAGRPESQDVFSTSCLLKHYPESEDFKDVAAGLIAASMSRGRHHYVLWFRPEVVQTVEWGGNPHKPVDVQGEEPRLHPRKSFALWQETVRGKSLPWKDYELEAAQDLRRSIIDIVLERSEELLKLNTELERSNVELDSFAYAASHDLKEPLRGIHNYASLVLREDAEALKPSNRTRMDTVVRLTQRMESLINSLLHYAQVGRMELSLRETDLNEVLTSVLESLKPRIEEARAEVRIPAPLPSARCDRVRMMEAFTNLITNAIKYNDKELRWVEIGFREEPELGTVYFVRDNGIGIKPEYHDTIFRIFKRLHGRDKYGGGTGTGLTIVKRLIERHNGRMWLESFPGEGSTFFFTLGSEKAVGLP, from the coding sequence ATGAGCACGGATGTGGCTGGGACGCACCTGGCGGCGGATCTCTCCACCTGTGAGCGGGAGCCCATCCATATTCCGGGGGCCATCCAGCCCCACGGCGTCCTGTTGGTGTTGCGCGAGCCGTCGCTGACGATCTGCCAGGCCAGCGAGAACACCGAGGCCCTGCTCGGCATCCCCGTTCATTCCCTGCTGGGCAGGTCCTTGGAGTCGTTGCTGCCGGAGTCCCAGGCGCGGAGCATCCGGGCGAGCCTCCTGTCGGACCGGCTCGAGGACAACAACCCGCTCAAGCTCGCCATCCAGGACGACGGTTCCACGCGGCTCTTCGATGGCATCGCGCACCGCCACCAGGGCCGGCTCTTCCTGGAACTGGAGCCCTCGACCCAACAGGACGCGCTTCCGTTCTTCGGCTTCTACCACCAGGCGCGGGGCGCCATGTCCCGCCTGCGGGACGCGCGGGACTTGCGTGCCCTGTGCGAGGAGGCCGCGCGCGAGGTGCGCCGGCTCACGGGCTTCGATCGCGTCATCATCTACCGCTTCGACGCCGACTGGAATGGCCAGGTGCTCGCCGAGGATCGGGTGGAGACGGCCGATCCGTACATGGGGCTGCACTTTCCCGCCTCGGACATTCCCCGTCAGGCGCGTGAGCTGTACCTGCTCAACCTGCTGCGCATCATCCCGGCCGTGCACTATGTGCCCGCGCGCATCCTCTCGCTGCCGGACGAGGCCGCCCAGGGACCGCTCGACATGTCCTTCTGCGTGCTGCGCAGCGTGTCCCCCGTCCATCTGGAGTACCTGCGCAACATGGGCGCCGGCTGCTCCATGAGCATCTCGCTCATCAAGGAAGGGCGGCTCTGGGGGCTCATCTCCTGCACGCACATGTCCGGCGCGAAGTACCTGCCCTACGAGGTGCGCACGGCGTGCGAGTTCGTGGGTCAATTCATGTCCTCGTTCCTCGCCACCAAGGAGGGGTACGAGAACTACGATCAACGCATCCGGGCCAAGTCCATCCAGGGCCGGCTGCTCGAGCGCATGACGCGCGGCCTCGACTTCGCCGCGGAGCTCTGCCGCTCCCCGCCCGAGCTGCTGGAACTCACGGGGGCCTCGGGCGCGGCCGTCTATTTCAACGGCCGCACCACCATCCTTGGCAAGGCGCCCTCGGATGAACAACTCCAGGGACTCTTCCGCTGGCTGGCGGGCAGGCCGGAGTCCCAGGACGTCTTCTCCACGAGCTGCCTGCTCAAGCACTATCCGGAGTCGGAGGATTTCAAGGACGTGGCCGCGGGCCTCATCGCCGCCTCCATGTCCCGGGGCCGCCACCACTACGTGCTGTGGTTCCGTCCCGAGGTGGTGCAGACGGTGGAGTGGGGCGGCAATCCGCACAAGCCCGTGGACGTCCAGGGCGAGGAGCCGCGGCTGCACCCGCGCAAGTCCTTCGCTCTCTGGCAGGAGACGGTGCGGGGCAAGTCCCTGCCCTGGAAGGACTACGAGCTGGAGGCGGCCCAGGATCTGCGCCGCAGCATCATCGACATCGTGCTCGAGCGCAGCGAGGAACTGCTCAAGCTCAACACGGAGCTGGAGCGCAGCAACGTGGAGCTGGACTCATTCGCCTACGCCGCGAGTCATGATCTCAAGGAGCCCCTGCGCGGCATCCACAACTACGCGAGCCTGGTGTTGCGCGAGGATGCCGAGGCGCTCAAGCCCTCCAACCGCACGCGCATGGACACGGTGGTGCGGCTCACCCAGCGCATGGAAAGCCTCATCAATTCGCTCCTGCACTACGCCCAGGTGGGCCGCATGGAGCTGTCGCTGCGCGAGACGGATCTCAACGAGGTGCTCACCTCGGTGCTGGAATCGCTCAAGCCGCGCATCGAGGAGGCCCGCGCCGAGGTGCGCATCCCCGCTCCGCTGCCTTCCGCGCGGTGCGACCGGGTGCGGATGATGGAGGCCTTCACCAACCTCATCACCAATGCCATCAAGTACAACGACAAGGAGCTGAGGTGGGTGGAGATCGGCTTCCGGGAGGAGCCGGAGCTCGGCACCGTCTACTTCGTGCGTGACAACGGCATCGGCATCAAACCCGAGTACCACGACACCATCTTCCGCATCTTCAAGCGGCTTCACGGGCGCGACAAATACGGCGGGGGGACCGGTACGGGGTTGACCATCGTCAAGCGCCTCATCGAGCGGCACAACGGCCGCATGTGGTTGGAGTCCTTTCCCGGCGAGGGCTCCACCTTCTTCTTCACCCTGGGCAGTGAGAAGGCGGTGGGGCTTCCATGA
- a CDS encoding response regulator, which produces MNHALPILVVEDNDEDFDMLQMTFQWASIPNPLYRCAEGEEALEFLGQTGRYASTGAAPRPGLILLDLNLAGLDGRQVLEHVKNDRHLKSIPVLVFSTSDNPKDVQSAYAHGASGYLLKPVDLPRFERMIRLFKEFWLDHIVMPEDDGREVARG; this is translated from the coding sequence ATGAACCACGCGCTGCCCATCCTCGTCGTGGAGGACAACGACGAGGACTTCGACATGCTCCAGATGACCTTCCAGTGGGCGTCCATCCCCAACCCCCTCTATCGCTGCGCGGAGGGAGAGGAGGCCTTGGAGTTCCTGGGCCAGACGGGTCGCTACGCGTCCACGGGCGCGGCGCCCCGTCCGGGGCTCATCCTCCTGGATTTGAACCTCGCTGGCCTGGACGGCAGGCAGGTACTCGAGCACGTGAAGAATGACCGGCACCTCAAGAGCATCCCGGTGCTCGTGTTCTCCACCTCCGACAATCCCAAGGACGTGCAGAGCGCCTACGCGCATGGCGCCAGTGGCTATCTCCTCAAACCCGTGGATCTTCCGAGATTCGAGAGAATGATCCGGCTCTTCAAGGAGTTCTGGCTGGACCACATCGTGATGCCCGAAGACGATGGCCGAGAGGTCGCGCGCGGATGA
- a CDS encoding sensor histidine kinase — MNSRLLTLLLVEDSPEDRDVFRTYLEEMGEYSYRFIEEESADNALAYCKREQVDCILLDYDLPELSGLEFLRRLVDEEGLLRPPVVMVTGRGSERIAVEALKGGASDYLVKSEVTPESLYRAVRNAVEKEDIRKRLTEQRALTGIAEARLQAALEVLERGQALMVLDRDFRILLVNSSQERLSQRKREETLTRSFWEVWPELVSPKGKSWAELHRVMSERVTAHFEDFFAPLSMWIDVSVYPTREGGIAIFFRDISEKKQAEERARAEERRRSEFEQQLIGIVSHDLRNPITAISLGVSLLLRRDDLDERILKTLVRVHSSAERTIRMVRDLLDFTQARLGGGIVIHREMSDLHPLLRLVVDEVQMSFPDREVRIEMDGDGQGAWDTDRVAQVITNLVSNALKYSPAGTPVTVRAWGDRDAVRMEVHNLGEPIPRQVQEHLFEPMRRGNEQSDRTSRSIGLGLFIVDHLIRAHGGTVDVRSTSPEGTTFGVRLPRRPIESLAERV; from the coding sequence ATGAATTCCCGATTGCTGACGCTCCTCCTGGTCGAGGACAGCCCGGAGGATCGGGATGTGTTCCGGACCTACCTGGAGGAGATGGGAGAGTACTCCTACCGTTTCATCGAAGAGGAGTCGGCGGACAACGCACTCGCGTACTGCAAGCGTGAGCAGGTGGACTGCATTCTCCTGGACTACGACCTGCCCGAACTCAGCGGGTTGGAGTTCCTCAGGCGGCTCGTGGACGAGGAGGGCCTGTTGCGTCCCCCGGTGGTGATGGTGACCGGGCGAGGGAGCGAGCGCATCGCCGTCGAGGCGCTCAAGGGCGGAGCCTCGGACTATCTGGTGAAGTCCGAGGTGACCCCGGAGAGCCTCTACCGGGCGGTGCGCAACGCCGTGGAGAAGGAGGACATCCGCAAGCGGCTCACCGAGCAGCGGGCCCTGACCGGCATCGCCGAGGCGCGTCTCCAGGCGGCCCTGGAGGTGCTGGAGCGCGGCCAGGCGCTGATGGTGCTCGACAGGGACTTCCGCATCCTGCTGGTCAACAGCAGCCAGGAGCGCCTTTCCCAGCGCAAGCGCGAGGAGACCCTGACGCGCTCCTTCTGGGAGGTCTGGCCCGAGCTGGTGTCGCCCAAGGGCAAGTCCTGGGCGGAGCTGCACCGCGTCATGAGCGAGCGGGTGACCGCGCACTTCGAGGACTTCTTCGCCCCGCTGAGCATGTGGATCGACGTGAGCGTGTACCCCACGCGCGAGGGTGGCATCGCCATCTTCTTCCGCGACATCAGCGAGAAGAAACAGGCCGAGGAGCGCGCCCGGGCCGAGGAGCGGCGGCGCTCGGAGTTCGAGCAGCAGCTCATCGGCATCGTCAGCCACGATCTGCGCAACCCCATCACCGCCATCTCCCTGGGCGTGTCCCTGCTCCTGCGCCGGGATGACCTGGACGAGCGCATCCTCAAGACGCTCGTGCGCGTGCATTCCTCGGCCGAGCGCACCATCCGCATGGTGAGGGATCTGCTCGACTTCACGCAGGCGCGCCTGGGTGGGGGCATCGTCATCCATCGGGAGATGTCGGACCTGCATCCGCTGCTGCGGCTCGTGGTGGACGAGGTGCAGATGTCCTTTCCCGACCGGGAAGTGCGCATCGAGATGGACGGCGATGGCCAGGGCGCGTGGGACACGGACCGGGTGGCGCAGGTCATCACCAACCTGGTCTCCAACGCGCTGAAATACAGCCCGGCGGGCACGCCCGTCACGGTGCGCGCCTGGGGGGACCGCGACGCCGTGCGCATGGAGGTCCACAACCTGGGCGAGCCCATTCCGCGCCAGGTCCAGGAACACCTGTTCGAGCCCATGCGTCGGGGGAACGAGCAGTCGGATCGGACGAGCCGCAGCATCGGCTTGGGGCTCTTCATCGTGGACCACCTCATCCGCGCGCACGGGGGCACCGTCGACGTGCGCTCCACTTCCCCCGAGGGCACGACCTTTGGCGTGCGCTTGCCGCGCCGGCCCATCGAGTCGTTGGCCGAGCGCGTGTAA
- a CDS encoding RNA polymerase sigma factor, whose protein sequence is MFDDLTDDELFAEVLQRRATGGAVGEPLGSLCERWARPARYVVTKIQASYGRGSPADADELYQDAVGKFLDRGLDQFRGVSEQMPGRSASPKTFFLRIVKHVAIDFYRRQREDLAPAATDPDNAQEESPAELSRAVESSRRREERSEAQELYWRAYERLQQEHPKEAGAWDLYHHQDVEDHEECARRLNISVVNSYKRVSRAQAYLRLYLLDLQQEGGHE, encoded by the coding sequence GTGTTCGACGATCTCACGGATGACGAATTGTTCGCAGAGGTACTCCAACGTCGCGCCACGGGTGGGGCGGTGGGGGAGCCCCTCGGCTCCCTTTGCGAGCGCTGGGCCCGGCCGGCCCGCTATGTCGTCACCAAGATTCAGGCCAGCTATGGCCGGGGCTCGCCCGCGGACGCGGATGAGCTCTACCAGGACGCGGTCGGCAAGTTCCTCGACCGGGGGTTGGACCAATTCCGGGGCGTGTCCGAGCAGATGCCCGGGCGCAGCGCGTCTCCCAAGACGTTCTTCCTGCGCATCGTCAAGCACGTGGCCATCGACTTCTACCGGCGGCAGCGCGAGGACCTCGCCCCCGCCGCGACGGACCCCGACAACGCCCAGGAGGAGTCTCCCGCGGAGCTGTCCCGCGCGGTGGAGTCTTCTCGCCGGCGTGAGGAGCGTTCCGAGGCCCAGGAACTCTACTGGCGTGCGTACGAGCGCCTGCAACAGGAACATCCCAAGGAAGCCGGTGCGTGGGACCTGTACCACCACCAGGACGTAGAGGACCACGAGGAATGCGCCCGGCGCCTCAACATCAGCGTGGTCAATTCGTACAAGCGCGTCAGCCGCGCACAGGCCTACCTGCGGCTCTATCTGCTCGACCTCCAACAGGAGGGCGGGCACGAGTGA
- a CDS encoding oxidoreductase, translated as METSPRIALVAGASGLVGGALLDTLLEDPRYREIHSLGRRPLPRQHPKLVQHTVDFARLGPQPPPSAQDAFCTLGTTIKKAGSQEAFRAVDHDAVLSFARAARRAEVQRFIIVTALGANARSRIFYNRVKGETEDALKTLGFESLVILQPSLLLGERAESRLGEQVAGALSRALAPLLRPLAARPIEARTVARAMVTLAHQGPPGTRVVPSGELHALGA; from the coding sequence ATGGAGACCTCCCCCCGTATCGCCCTCGTGGCCGGCGCGAGTGGCCTCGTTGGCGGCGCCCTGCTCGACACGCTGCTCGAGGACCCTCGCTACCGAGAAATCCACTCCCTCGGCCGCCGTCCCCTGCCCCGCCAACACCCGAAGCTCGTCCAGCACACGGTGGACTTCGCCCGGCTCGGCCCCCAGCCGCCGCCCTCCGCCCAGGACGCCTTCTGTACCCTGGGCACCACTATCAAGAAGGCGGGCAGCCAGGAAGCCTTCCGCGCCGTGGACCATGATGCCGTCCTGAGCTTCGCCCGAGCGGCCCGGAGGGCGGAGGTCCAGCGCTTCATCATCGTGACGGCGCTCGGCGCCAACGCCCGCTCGCGCATCTTCTACAACCGCGTGAAGGGAGAAACGGAGGACGCGCTCAAGACACTCGGCTTCGAATCACTCGTCATCCTCCAGCCCTCGCTGCTGCTCGGAGAGCGCGCCGAGAGCCGCCTCGGAGAACAAGTGGCCGGAGCCCTCTCACGGGCGCTCGCGCCCCTGTTGCGTCCGCTGGCGGCACGGCCCATCGAGGCACGCACCGTGGCGAGGGCGATGGTGACGCTGGCGCACCAGGGTCCACCGGGCACGCGGGTGGTGCCCTCGGGCGAGTTGCACGCGCTGGGGGCGTAG
- a CDS encoding PaaI family thioesterase gives MSDAETYPTQEQLDRFAEQFTRSPVMKHFGARLSFPEGKKVVIVIPEIRPEHRGGLGTDAVNGGILAALFDLVIGCTPALREPTRRAATMQLSMSFERPVRGDALRAEATIDSMGTSTLFSSARIYDPQGAVCARCQGVVKVSSMKWAAGDSPAFK, from the coding sequence ATGTCCGATGCCGAGACCTATCCGACCCAGGAACAGCTCGACCGCTTCGCCGAGCAATTCACCCGCAGCCCCGTCATGAAGCATTTTGGCGCGCGCCTGAGCTTTCCCGAGGGCAAGAAGGTCGTCATCGTCATTCCGGAGATCCGTCCCGAGCACCGAGGCGGCCTGGGCACCGACGCCGTCAACGGCGGCATCCTCGCCGCGCTCTTCGATCTGGTCATCGGGTGCACCCCCGCCCTGAGGGAGCCCACCCGTCGAGCCGCCACCATGCAGTTGTCCATGAGCTTCGAGCGCCCCGTCCGGGGCGACGCCCTGCGCGCCGAGGCCACCATCGACAGCATGGGCACCTCCACCCTCTTCTCCTCCGCGCGCATCTACGACCCCCAGGGCGCGGTGTGTGCCCGCTGCCAGGGCGTGGTCAAGGTGTCCTCGATGAAGTGGGCCGCGGGAGACAGCCCGGCCTTCAAATGA
- a CDS encoding ATP-dependent helicase, with amino-acid sequence MALALNAENELLKDLNEPQKEAVLHGDGPLLVLSGAGSGKTRVITRRVAHLVQFRNVFPWRILAVTFTNKAAREMRERLVHLLGAQAHELVVSTFHSSAAMILRRVLREDAVAQAVGLTRAFVIYDDGDQMQIVKRAMREAKVDPIMQPREILHRIDQEKNAARLPDDMVVDVDDARGVVVQKTYRAYQKLLRAANAVDFGDLLLLLVDVFRKHPAVLEQYQRRFRHILVDEFQDTNPVQYELLRLLAPPERRPNLVVVGDDDQSIYRWRGASVDNILNFPEQYAGARVVKLEQNYRSDQNILDAAHAVIQRNTRRLPKKLWSDRPKGETLTILLNRDERAEAQEVARRIHGLQREGFIKYSGMAVFYRTNAQSRVLEEAMRLARVPYTLVSGRSFYDRAEVRDAAAYLRLMVNPRSDADLLRIINTPARGIGDTTVERLADWANQAGVSLYEATASPERIAGLNTAAVRRLSGFHALVSSLHAFAQDAQDSASAVDQMLKETHLVDSLMTEGSDESITRAENLREFLGAAQEFDLNRAAAAVAVSDATRTPAPVEPGEEDLDSSPLTEDTPPLNAFLEQISLVGDADAEVGDGKVALMTLHAAKGLEFDAVFLTGMEEGVFPHSRALRGDDVEGEEMAEERRLCYVGFTRARRRLFVSLAQCRSLFGELRYNPPSSFLAEVPQALFGIAEQELPPAPKETPYVKRKRDWGDEDDGPRVDRTYSQTSDGEGIGGDVRGMRVRHNQFGMGRIISTDGQGPNAKVTVDFGGQVGLKRVIARFLMPG; translated from the coding sequence ATGGCGCTTGCCTTGAACGCCGAAAACGAACTCCTCAAAGACCTGAACGAGCCCCAGAAGGAAGCGGTCCTCCATGGCGATGGGCCGCTCCTCGTGTTGTCGGGGGCGGGTAGCGGCAAGACGCGCGTCATCACCCGGCGCGTGGCCCACCTGGTCCAGTTCCGCAACGTCTTCCCGTGGCGCATCCTCGCCGTCACGTTCACCAACAAGGCCGCGCGCGAGATGCGCGAGCGCCTGGTTCACCTGCTGGGTGCCCAGGCACATGAGCTGGTGGTGAGCACCTTCCACTCGTCCGCCGCGATGATCCTGCGCCGGGTCCTCCGCGAGGACGCGGTGGCTCAAGCGGTGGGGCTCACCCGCGCGTTCGTCATCTACGACGACGGGGACCAGATGCAGATCGTCAAGCGCGCCATGCGCGAGGCGAAGGTGGACCCCATCATGCAGCCCCGGGAGATCCTCCACCGGATCGATCAGGAGAAGAACGCGGCCCGTCTGCCGGACGACATGGTGGTGGACGTGGACGACGCGCGGGGCGTGGTGGTGCAGAAGACCTACCGCGCCTACCAGAAGCTCCTGCGCGCGGCGAACGCGGTGGACTTCGGCGACCTGCTCCTGCTGCTCGTGGACGTCTTCCGCAAGCACCCGGCGGTGCTGGAGCAGTACCAGCGGCGCTTCCGGCACATCCTGGTGGACGAGTTCCAGGACACGAACCCCGTCCAATACGAGCTGCTGCGGTTGTTGGCTCCCCCCGAGCGGCGTCCCAACCTGGTGGTGGTGGGCGACGATGACCAGTCCATCTACCGCTGGCGTGGGGCGAGCGTGGACAACATCCTCAACTTCCCCGAGCAGTACGCGGGCGCGCGGGTGGTGAAGCTCGAGCAGAACTACCGCTCGGACCAGAACATCCTCGACGCGGCGCACGCGGTCATCCAGCGCAACACCCGGCGCCTGCCCAAGAAGCTGTGGAGTGATCGGCCCAAGGGGGAAACGCTCACGATCCTGCTCAACCGGGACGAGCGCGCCGAGGCCCAGGAAGTGGCCCGCCGCATCCACGGCCTGCAGCGCGAGGGCTTCATCAAGTACTCGGGCATGGCGGTCTTCTACCGGACCAACGCGCAGAGCCGCGTGCTGGAGGAGGCGATGCGCCTGGCGCGCGTGCCCTACACGCTGGTGAGCGGCCGCAGCTTCTACGACCGGGCCGAGGTGCGGGACGCGGCGGCCTACCTGCGGCTGATGGTGAACCCGCGCTCGGACGCGGACCTGTTGCGCATCATCAACACGCCGGCGCGCGGCATTGGCGACACCACGGTGGAGCGGTTGGCGGATTGGGCCAACCAGGCGGGCGTGAGCCTGTACGAAGCCACCGCCTCGCCCGAGCGCATCGCGGGACTCAACACGGCGGCGGTGCGCCGGCTCTCCGGCTTCCACGCGCTGGTGTCCTCGCTGCATGCCTTCGCCCAGGACGCGCAGGACTCGGCGAGCGCGGTGGACCAGATGCTCAAGGAGACGCATCTGGTGGATTCGCTCATGACCGAGGGCAGTGACGAGTCGATCACCCGCGCGGAGAACCTGCGCGAGTTCCTGGGCGCCGCGCAGGAATTCGACCTCAACCGGGCGGCGGCGGCGGTGGCCGTGTCGGATGCCACGCGGACGCCCGCTCCGGTCGAGCCCGGGGAGGAGGACCTGGACTCCTCGCCGCTCACCGAGGACACCCCTCCGCTCAATGCCTTCCTGGAGCAGATCAGTCTCGTGGGGGACGCGGACGCCGAGGTGGGCGATGGCAAGGTGGCGTTGATGACGCTGCACGCGGCCAAGGGACTCGAGTTCGACGCGGTGTTCCTCACGGGCATGGAGGAAGGGGTGTTTCCCCACTCGCGCGCGCTGCGAGGGGACGACGTGGAAGGGGAGGAGATGGCCGAGGAGCGGCGGCTCTGCTACGTGGGCTTCACCCGCGCGCGCAGGCGGCTGTTCGTGAGCCTGGCGCAGTGCCGCTCGCTCTTCGGAGAGCTGCGCTACAACCCGCCGTCGAGCTTCCTGGCGGAGGTGCCGCAGGCGCTCTTCGGGATCGCGGAGCAGGAGTTGCCGCCCGCGCCGAAGGAAACGCCCTACGTGAAGCGCAAGCGGGACTGGGGCGACGAGGACGATGGGCCGCGCGTGGACCGCACCTATTCACAGACCTCGGATGGCGAGGGGATTGGCGGGGACGTGCGGGGGATGCGGGTGCGCCACAATCAATTCGGCATGGGGCGCATCATCTCCACGGATGGCCAGGGGCCCAACGCGAAGGTGACGGTGGACTTCGGCGGACAAGTGGGGCTCAAGCGCGTCATCGCCCGCTTCCTGATGCCGGGGTAG
- a CDS encoding DUF3396 domain-containing protein, translating to MTYTFFMRRSHADISQGIQQALAHYLHAVGRDALAFYDDHEGDWQPLDEQGWAFVQRELSNARRAFVALEGTQEDPRAYQFNYQGKLLEAPFLKNQPDAVSAVSFSLPTQYLEQHGPQRARGLAMELATRLPFCSGHVGLSFNQGAGLVGVDDELRELYFRYPGIDVPNLDWLSLHIGTQVRGPSWLTFLGQPILAELGGVAGLRAQLHAPGTSVHEVDGDRAVVSLGTWPEAGDAEQGHLLPEYRELARVLEPWLFHEPQLHAATPLQDIRRWERRFLD from the coding sequence TTGACCTACACATTCTTCATGCGCCGCTCGCACGCGGACATTTCGCAAGGTATCCAGCAAGCACTCGCGCACTACCTCCACGCCGTTGGACGCGATGCACTCGCCTTCTACGATGACCACGAAGGGGACTGGCAACCACTCGACGAGCAAGGCTGGGCCTTCGTACAACGAGAGCTGAGCAACGCCCGCCGTGCGTTCGTCGCACTGGAGGGCACGCAAGAGGACCCGCGCGCATACCAGTTCAACTACCAGGGCAAGCTCCTGGAGGCCCCCTTTCTCAAGAATCAGCCGGACGCGGTTTCCGCGGTCTCCTTCTCACTGCCAACCCAATACCTTGAGCAGCATGGCCCCCAGCGGGCACGTGGGTTGGCGATGGAGCTCGCCACGCGCCTGCCCTTCTGCTCCGGCCATGTCGGCCTGTCCTTCAATCAAGGAGCGGGATTGGTCGGTGTGGACGACGAACTGCGCGAGCTCTATTTCCGCTATCCGGGCATCGATGTTCCCAACCTGGATTGGCTCTCCCTCCATATCGGAACCCAGGTGCGAGGCCCCTCCTGGTTGACGTTCCTCGGGCAGCCCATATTGGCCGAACTCGGCGGTGTAGCCGGGCTCCGTGCCCAACTGCACGCCCCTGGGACCTCCGTCCATGAGGTAGATGGCGATCGCGCCGTGGTCAGCCTCGGGACATGGCCCGAGGCGGGTGACGCCGAGCAAGGGCACCTCCTGCCCGAGTACCGGGAACTGGCGCGGGTCCTCGAGCCCTGGCTCTTCCACGAGCCCCAGCTCCACGCCGCCACGCCGCTCCAAGACATCCGCCGCTGGGAGCGACGGTTTCTCGACTGA
- a CDS encoding MATE family efflux transporter, which translates to MHSADTTSSTPPGLLRLTWPIFLEFLLFMLMGTADTFMLSGVSDEAAAAVGVAAHYVLLSVTLMEVISNGAAIVVAQYIGAQRQKEAARIAALAISLNFLFGLVVSASLFLGGNTLMAKMNLSGDMLVHARTYVGIVGGFIFLQALINIFASLLRTYGFTKESMFVSLGMNLLHVVANYVLIFGHFGMPRMGVAGAAWSTVLSRTVALGVFVWMLYRVMDVRMKARDYVTVSRDYIRKIFHMGVPAAVEQITYHCCQTVFMYYVTFLGPVALASREYAMNVSRYIFLFSLSIGIGTSILVGRLVGAGRPDTAYQQALRSLKWGLSITVLTSLAAILLRQSLIGAFTVDPAVIQLASTVLFLSLLLETGRSCNLVLVNALRATGDAVFTVYAGFGSMVCMSLPLGYVLVFHAGLGLPGVWLAIAADEWTRALIMWLRWRSRAWEKKSLVTPAVESPEVAAVGA; encoded by the coding sequence ATGCATTCAGCAGACACCACGTCGTCCACCCCTCCGGGATTGTTGCGGCTGACCTGGCCCATCTTCTTGGAGTTCCTGCTGTTCATGCTCATGGGCACGGCGGACACGTTCATGCTCAGCGGCGTGTCCGACGAGGCCGCGGCCGCGGTGGGCGTGGCGGCGCATTACGTCCTCCTGAGCGTCACCCTCATGGAGGTGATCAGCAACGGCGCCGCCATCGTCGTGGCGCAGTACATCGGGGCCCAGCGGCAGAAAGAAGCGGCCCGGATCGCGGCACTCGCCATCTCGCTGAACTTCCTGTTCGGTCTCGTGGTCAGCGCGAGCTTGTTCCTGGGGGGCAACACCCTCATGGCCAAGATGAACCTCTCGGGTGACATGCTGGTCCATGCGCGCACCTATGTGGGCATCGTCGGAGGCTTCATCTTCCTGCAGGCGCTCATCAACATCTTCGCGAGCCTGCTGCGCACGTATGGCTTCACCAAGGAGTCCATGTTCGTGTCCCTGGGCATGAACCTGCTGCACGTGGTGGCCAACTACGTCCTCATCTTCGGTCACTTCGGCATGCCGCGCATGGGCGTGGCTGGCGCGGCGTGGAGCACGGTGTTGAGCCGGACCGTGGCGCTCGGGGTGTTCGTGTGGATGCTCTACCGGGTGATGGACGTGCGCATGAAGGCGCGCGACTACGTGACGGTCTCGCGCGACTACATCCGCAAGATCTTCCACATGGGCGTGCCCGCCGCCGTCGAGCAGATCACCTATCACTGCTGCCAGACGGTGTTCATGTACTACGTGACCTTCCTCGGCCCGGTGGCACTGGCGTCGCGGGAGTACGCGATGAACGTCTCGCGCTACATCTTCCTGTTCAGCCTCTCCATTGGCATCGGGACGTCCATCCTCGTCGGACGGCTGGTGGGCGCGGGCCGCCCGGACACCGCCTACCAGCAGGCCCTGCGCAGCTTGAAGTGGGGCCTGTCCATCACCGTGCTGACGAGCCTTGCCGCCATCCTGCTGCGCCAGAGCCTGATCGGCGCCTTCACCGTGGACCCGGCCGTCATCCAGCTCGCCTCCACGGTCCTCTTCCTGAGCCTCCTGCTGGAGACCGGGCGCTCCTGCAACCTGGTGCTCGTCAACGCCCTGCGCGCCACGGGCGACGCCGTCTTCACCGTGTACGCGGGCTTCGGCTCCATGGTGTGCATGAGCCTGCCCCTGGGCTACGTGCTGGTGTTCCACGCGGGCCTGGGACTGCCGGGCGTGTGGCTCGCCATCGCGGCGGACGAGTGGACGCGCGCCCTCATCATGTGGCTGCGCTGGAGGAGCCGCGCGTGGGAGAAGAAGTCGCTCGTCACGCCAGCGGTGGAATCGCCCGAGGTGGCCGCGGTCGGAGCGTGA